A stretch of Eleutherodactylus coqui strain aEleCoq1 chromosome 9, aEleCoq1.hap1, whole genome shotgun sequence DNA encodes these proteins:
- the LOC136578930 gene encoding lamina-associated polypeptide 2, isoforms alpha/zeta-like, whose product MIREELQASMASLPQAQPGPSRVPKRPRQTESASSISGESLELLSEGELEDPPVPIEDEKKYYFSSNDIAHLIKAVRETMQIEEDNPLRTIQDEMFGGLRSRRKIMFPVNQTLQQVITDEWQEPEKRITVPKEIRNRLAFATEDVRLYRETPKVDIQIAKVAKKTLLPFEDTSQLSDPMDKKIDGLMKKAWEATSLTIEANIASTSVARSMTLWLNRLEASIKDRAPREELASCLPLLKMATAFLADASAETVRYGAKTGVLSNSARRALWLKTWAADITSKNKLCAIPFQGEYMFGPVLDKILEKVGDKSKTLPDRQPFRKPSFPKRTRQPPPEVKGKGKTGRWSYPKGGRGAGKRKDGN is encoded by the exons atgataagggaagagctgcaggcttccatggcgtcccttccccaggcccagccaggtccgtcacgggtccctaaaagacctagacagaccgagtcggcgagttcgatctccggtgaatcgctggagctcctatccgaaggggaattagaggacccaccggttcccatagaagacgagaagaaatattacttctcatcaaacgacattgcgcacctcatcaaggcggtgagggaaacaatgcaaattgaggaagataacccgttgagaacaatccaggatgagatgtttggcggcctccgatctagaagaaagatcatgttcccagtcaaccagacgctgcaacaagtgatcacagatgaatggcaggaaccagaaaaaaggatcactgttccaaaagagatccgaaaccggctcgcattcgctaccgaggacgtccgcctgtacagggaaacccccaaggtggacatccagatcgcaaaagtggccaagaagaccctcttgcccttcgaggacacctcccagctatccgatccgatggataaaaaaatcgacggattaatgaagaaagcctgggaggcaacatccctcaccatcgaggctaacatagcctcaacctcagtggctagatccatgacgctctggctaaacaggctagaagcctccataaaggatcgggcccccagagaggagttggccagctgtctccccctcttaaaaatggctaccgccttcctggctgacgcatcagcggagacggtaagatacggggcaaaaaccggagtcctcagcaactcagcgagaagggcactatggctgaagacttgggccgcagacattacatccaaaaataagctctgcgccatccccttccaaggggaatatatgtttgggcccgtcctggacaaaatcctggaaaaagtcggcgacaagagtaaaaccctgcctgacagacaacctttcaggaaaccatccttcccgaagaggacgcgccagcctcctcccgaagttaaagggaaagggaagactggaagatggtcgtaccccaagggaggtcggg gggctggcaaaaggaaagacggcaactaa